A single region of the Lotus japonicus ecotype B-129 chromosome 4, LjGifu_v1.2 genome encodes:
- the LOC130715828 gene encoding uncharacterized protein LOC130715828, which produces MSMNRAELKAYSEKAKKAQVSSHSSIPHSNAKSGDSSTSSRTLKRKAPELSDHAPPAPEPALGEVPSIPPLTQDVDVSAPVDSPAMTNLMLAIQAVQQEKTKDAAAILDLQAKEPKRRATLKKKIAELTTEIGNLQKSLEIANDKIGKMELQKATLAESHEAELKALRANVEDLQDKLDLQKQDTALAFEGGFEEAVAQVKCLHENIDISEAHPFKVIKDGKLVEVGFP; this is translated from the coding sequence ATGTCTATGAATAGAGCTGAGCTGAAAGCTTACTCTGAAAAAGCTAAGAAGGCTCAGGTCAGCAGTCATTCCTCGATTCCTCATTCCAACGCTAAGAGTGGAGATTCCTCCACCTCATCGAGGACACTTAAGCGCAAAGCTCCCGAGTTGTCTGACCATGCTCCTCCAGCGCCTGAGCCGGCTTTAGGGGAGGTACCTTCTATCCCACCTCTTACCCAGGACGTCGACGTCTCAGCTCCTGTTGACTCCCCGGCCATGACAAACCTAATGTTAGCCATCCAAGCCGTGCAGCAAGAAAAAACGAAAGATGCAGCCGCCATTCTTGACTTACAAGCTAAGGAACCAAAACGTAGAGCAACCTTGAAAAAGAAGATAGCTGAGCTGACCACGGAGATAGGTAACTTACAGAAGTCGCTTGAGATAGCGAATGACAAGATTGGAAAGATGGAGCTTCAAAAAGCAACCTTGGCTGAGTCTCATGAAGCTGAATTGAAGGCCTTGCGGGCTAACGTTGAAGACCTTCAAGATAAGCTAGACCTGCAGAAACAAGATACCGCTCTTGCATTTGAGGGAGGTTTTGAGGAAGCGGTGGCTCAAGTTAAGTGTCTTCATGAGAACATCGATATCTCGGAAGCACATCCCTTCAAAGTGATTAAGGATGGCAAGCTCGTGGAAGTCGGGTTTCCCTAG